From Solanum lycopersicum chromosome 4, SLM_r2.1:
TTCTGTTGTATTTCAGACTAAACAGGAAATCAAGAAACCGAAGTATGTGCAAATTTCTGTTGAATCTTATTCGCATTTGACTGGACTGGAGGATCAAGTTAAGTCTCTTGAGGAACAAGTGAATGGCTTAGAGGATGAAGTCAAGGATTTGAATGAAAAGTTGTCTGCTGCGCAGTCAGAAATGACTAATAAGGAGAACCTGGTGAAACAGCACGCTAAAGTTGCTGAAGAAGCTGTCTCAGGTGATATACCTAATtgacttgtgtttttcttgcaATAAGTATTCTttaacttagtattgagttattTTATTGACATCTGTCTGGACAGGTTGGGAGAAGGCTGAGTCAGAAGCCGCAACACTGAAAAATCACCTGGAATCCGTCACTCTTTTGAAGCTTACTGCTGAAGACAGGGCATCACATTTAGATGGTGCACTGAAGGAGTGCATGCGGCAGATACGTAATTTGAAAGAAGAGCATGAACAGAAGCTGCATGATGTGATTCAGAATAAAGCCAAACAGTTTGACAAAATGAAGCATGAGTTTGAAGCAAAGATAGCTAACTTGGACCAACAGTTACTCAGGTCTGCAGCAGAAAATTCTGCACTCTCAAGGTCTTTGCAGGAGCGTTCTAGCATGGTGATACAGCTCAGTGAAGAAAAATCCCAAGCTGAAGCAGAAATAGAGATGTTGAAGAGCAATATTGAGTCATGTGAAAGGGAGATAAATTCTCTGAAATATGAACTCCATATTAACTCAAAGGAACTAGAAATTCGTAATGAGGAGAAAAATATGAGTGTACGGTCTGCCGAAGTTGCAAATAAACAACACCTGGAGGGAGTGAAGAAAATTGCAAAATTGGAAGCAGAGTGTCAGAGATTACGTGGTCTTGTCCGGAAGAAGTTGCCGGGGCCTGCAGCCTTGGCCCAAATGAAGCTTGAGGTTGAGAGTTTGGGTAGAGATTACGGGGACAGTCGTGTAAAGAAATCTCAAGGAAGGCCTTCTAGTCCACAGTTTTCCAGTTTGCCAGATTTTTCATTTGATAGTGTGCAGAAGTTCCATAAAGAGAATGAGCAACTAACGGAACGCCTTCTGGCAATGGAGGAGGAAACAAAGATGTTGAAAGAAGCTTTGGCGCACCGGAACAGTGAATTACAAGCGTCCAGGAGTATTTGTGCAAAGACATCCAGCAAACTTCAGAGTTTGGAAGCACAGCTGCAAGCAAATCTTGAACAGAAAAGCCCACAAAAGTCCACCATTCGGCGACAGCCTTCTGAGGGTTCCTTTAGCCATGAAGCAAATCATCTTCCAAGATTGGCTTCCATGTCTGAAGATGGAAATGACGATAATGTTAGTTGTGCTAGCTCTTGGACGACAGCATTAATGTCTGATCTCTCCAATGTCAAGAAGGAAAAGAACTTTGACAGTCCACATAAATCTGAAAGTGCAAGTCACCTGGATCTCATGGATGACTTTTTGGAGATGGAGAAATTAGCTTATCAGTCCAGTGACACAAATGGAGCAGTTTCAAGTCCAGACATTCCAAGAAATGCAAGACCCGAAACTACAAAAGTTGACACCTCTGTGCATGTCAGCACAAGCCCAGATACTCTGCTTAAAGAATGCAATGAGACAATTGTATCAGAAGATCAAGCATCTCAACAAGAGGAAGTATCATCACCAAGTCATCAACCTCTTTTAGATGCATCCATATCCATGAAGCTCCAATCAAGAATTTCAACTGTTTTGGAGTCTTTGTCAAAGGAAGCTGACATTCAAAGAATTCAAGAGGATCTCAGAGAGATTGTGCAGGAAATGCGCAATGCCGTCGTACCGCAATCAACTAAGAACATTGTTGAGATAACTCTTTCCCCTAAGACTGCTACTGAATCTCAGGCCTCTCTTGATGATGGTGAGGCAAACTTAGAAAAGGAAATTCCTGTCTCAGAAGATAGTAAGTCCTGCAATGAGTCTATCCATGGTATTAGCAAAGAATTAGCAGATGCTATGTCTCAAATTCATGACTTTGTACTCTTTCTGGGCAAAGAAGCAAAGGCTATCCAGGGAACAGCTCCTGATGGAAGTGGAATCAATgaaaaattagatgatttttcTGCCACTTATGTTGAGGTAATAAGCAACAGGTTGAGTATGGTGAATTTTGTCCTTGATCTCTCTCATGTGCTGAGTAATGCGAGCCAACTACACTTCAATATACTTGGTTACAAGAATTCTGAAACAGAAATAAGTACTTCTgattgcatagacaaggttgCTTTACCAGAAAATAAAGATCTTCAGCACTCAGGAGAGGTATATGCAAATGGTTGTGCTCATTTTTCTGATTCTACTTCTGATCCGGACATCCCTCATGAAGGAAGTCTTGTTCCTACTTCAGAGTCAACATCAACCTCTTTGAAGTGCTCGTTGGAGGAGGTTGAACAATTGAAATTAGAGAAAGAAAATATGGCTCTTGATCTTGCTAGATACTCTGAGAACCTGGAGAGCACTAAATCCCAATTGACTGAAACCGAGCAACTTCTCGCAGATGTTAAGTCACAATTAGTATCTGCTCAAAAGGCAAACAGCTTGGCTGAAACTCAGCTCAAATGCATGGCAGAGTCGTATAACTCACTTGAAACTCGGACCGAGGAGTTGCAAACTGAAGTCAACCGTCTTCAGGCCAAGATTGAAAGTCTTGATAATGAGCTTCAAGAGGAAAAGAAGAATCACCAGGATACTTTAGCTAGTTGCAAGGATCTCGAAGAGCAACTGCAAAGGTTAGTCATTTTTGTTCCACATTGGCctgtaattattaaattttgattgtcAGATCTTATAATCCAAATTTAGTTTTAAGTTATCACATTGTGCTTTTCCCTAATCTCTGGATGAGAAAGAGTCTAAAGTTTTTCGTTGACCATGGTTgtcttatattttgaaatattaactTTTAGTacttatttactttttatgtaGTTTCATTAAGTTTTATTTCAGAAGATTTGAAGATTCTATGTCTGAATTCGCCTAGAAAATTAAGTTTTGTGAGTCTTTTACTCCGGACCCGGCCCTCATAAAATGAAACAGAGGGAGTAACAtgaaaggaaaaggaaaagggagaaaaaatgTTTCTATGtgatttcaataatttatagTTGATCCGTTGTCAGGGTCTCTTGTGAGTTTTCACCCTGATTAAGATTCTTCAGTTACTTGGGGCTTGCTGTGTATATAAATCTTTCGGGAACAGCTTCTTTACCTCTCACAAGGTTAGGGTAAGGTTTAactacactctaccctccctaGATCCCACCTCTGGCATTTCACTGGGTATCTTGTTGTTTGCTGTCTATATAAAGGGTGTAGGACTTGACTGCTTGTTACTCACTGCTCTGTCACCAGCATTGCTTACAACTGATATGTTGATTTAAGATTACGTTAAGTGGCACTTAAACTGTATTTAATCTAATTTCCCGTTTTAATCAGGATGGAGACTGCTGCTGATCTCAACGCGAAGTCCAACCAGGTAGCTTTCTTGCACCCTAATAAGCTATTAGTCCAATACattgttgtatgttttgatgCAGTAGTTTACAGTACTGAATTTAGTTCGAAAAAGATTGTGCTTCTCATTGGTTGTCTGAACTTTTGATCTGATTTCATGCTAACTCAGTTAAAGACAATAGATTTCAGTGATAGTGATGCTATGCAACTgaactttgaaataaattttgccTCTATTATTGGTGTCACATTATTGCtagcaaatatatttttttgttttgctcCATCTCTCTAAGTTCTGTTTCAGTGATAGAAGTTCCATTGCATATGAAAAGATTTGCGCATTaaacatttataatatatgaGCAAATGTCAGAAAAATATGATATCTCGATGACTTTTAAGTCTCACTATGTGTTCAAAACTCAATAAATCATGTATAACCTTGCATTGAAAGACTACTGTTAAATCAATTAGTTGATCTCGGTTTCTGCTGCAGGCCATAATATAACagtaaaagaataattttcttttatcaatgcGCTGCTAATTAGTGGACTTCGAATTAGATCGAAGACCACGATAAGAAATTGATAGTTTTTAGTAAACATTGAGTTTTGTAATGTGTTGTACAGTTGAATCCGAAGTTCCTATTTTCTCTGGTTTGCAGTCTTAATTCCCCGGAACCCCTCTAATTGTCCTAGTCCCTCCGTCCCAAAATAAGTGGCGTTTTAGCTCATTGGGACTTCTTTTTGTGTTGCTAAAGCAACACTTATTttgggacagagggagtaattTAGTGAATAAACTCCACTTTTAGATTGCAAAATAGCTTATCAATGATAGATTAACCTACCACATAAATTTTAGGTCTCACCAAACTTTTATGTTGAATCTATGAGTAATTTAAATAAGTTGGTACGAACGATTTGGTGTTAAGATCCTTTTGATAACTTAATGACTGTCCCTTTCAATCTAATGTGAGTGTCTAAAGAAGGTGGTCTGTTAATTTTCTCCAGGAGAAAGACTTGACTGCTGCAGCAGAGAAGCTAGCCGAGTGTCAAGAAACCATATTTCTTCTAGGTAAACAGTTGAACTCGTTGCGTCCTCAGACAGAGTTTATGGGGTCTCCATACATCGATAGAAGTTCAAAAGGGGAGGGCTTTCGGGAAGAATCGACAACCACTAGCATGAACATCCATGACAATGATGTAGCTGAAATGGACAGTGCCAGTTCCGTAAAAGCAACTTGTGAGTCCCCTGTGGATATATATAATGTGTCATATAGTCCTTCGGATACTGAAGTGAACAATCCATTGAGATCACCAATC
This genomic window contains:
- the LOC101257958 gene encoding filament-like plant protein 4 isoform X1 — encoded protein: MRDCGVSTFLRSTMDRRSWPWKKKSSDKTANEKPAALTVESASAPSDSTESKVEQTKQEIKKPKYVQISVESYSHLTGLEDQVKSLEEQVNGLEDEVKDLNEKLSAAQSEMTNKENLVKQHAKVAEEAVSGWEKAESEAATLKNHLESVTLLKLTAEDRASHLDGALKECMRQIRNLKEEHEQKLHDVIQNKAKQFDKMKHEFEAKIANLDQQLLRSAAENSALSRSLQERSSMVIQLSEEKSQAEAEIEMLKSNIESCEREINSLKYELHINSKELEIRNEEKNMSVRSAEVANKQHLEGVKKIAKLEAECQRLRGLVRKKLPGPAALAQMKLEVESLGRDYGDSRVKKSQGRPSSPQFSSLPDFSFDSVQKFHKENEQLTERLLAMEEETKMLKEALAHRNSELQASRSICAKTSSKLQSLEAQLQANLEQKSPQKSTIRRQPSEGSFSHEANHLPRLASMSEDGNDDNVSCASSWTTALMSDLSNVKKEKNFDSPHKSESASHLDLMDDFLEMEKLAYQSSDTNGAVSSPDIPRNARPETTKVDTSVHVSTSPDTLLKECNETIVSEDQASQQEEVSSPSHQPLLDASISMKLQSRISTVLESLSKEADIQRIQEDLREIVQEMRNAVVPQSTKNIVEITLSPKTATESQASLDDGEANLEKEIPVSEDSKSCNESIHGISKELADAMSQIHDFVLFLGKEAKAIQGTAPDGSGINEKLDDFSATYVEVISNRLSMVNFVLDLSHVLSNASQLHFNILGYKNSETEISTSDCIDKVALPENKDLQHSGEVYANGCAHFSDSTSDPDIPHEGSLVPTSESTSTSLKCSLEEVEQLKLEKENMALDLARYSENLESTKSQLTETEQLLADVKSQLVSAQKANSLAETQLKCMAESYNSLETRTEELQTEVNRLQAKIESLDNELQEEKKNHQDTLASCKDLEEQLQRMETAADLNAKSNQEKDLTAAAEKLAECQETIFLLGKQLNSLRPQTEFMGSPYIDRSSKGEGFREESTTTSMNIHDNDVAEMDSASSVKATCESPVDIYNVSYSPSDTEVNNPLRSPISSKSPKHRPTKSGSSSSAAPTPEKQSRGFSRFFSSKGKTGS
- the LOC101257958 gene encoding filament-like plant protein 4 isoform X2, which gives rise to MDRRSWPWKKKSSDKTANEKPAALTVESASAPSDSTESKVEQTKQEIKKPKYVQISVESYSHLTGLEDQVKSLEEQVNGLEDEVKDLNEKLSAAQSEMTNKENLVKQHAKVAEEAVSGWEKAESEAATLKNHLESVTLLKLTAEDRASHLDGALKECMRQIRNLKEEHEQKLHDVIQNKAKQFDKMKHEFEAKIANLDQQLLRSAAENSALSRSLQERSSMVIQLSEEKSQAEAEIEMLKSNIESCEREINSLKYELHINSKELEIRNEEKNMSVRSAEVANKQHLEGVKKIAKLEAECQRLRGLVRKKLPGPAALAQMKLEVESLGRDYGDSRVKKSQGRPSSPQFSSLPDFSFDSVQKFHKENEQLTERLLAMEEETKMLKEALAHRNSELQASRSICAKTSSKLQSLEAQLQANLEQKSPQKSTIRRQPSEGSFSHEANHLPRLASMSEDGNDDNVSCASSWTTALMSDLSNVKKEKNFDSPHKSESASHLDLMDDFLEMEKLAYQSSDTNGAVSSPDIPRNARPETTKVDTSVHVSTSPDTLLKECNETIVSEDQASQQEEVSSPSHQPLLDASISMKLQSRISTVLESLSKEADIQRIQEDLREIVQEMRNAVVPQSTKNIVEITLSPKTATESQASLDDGEANLEKEIPVSEDSKSCNESIHGISKELADAMSQIHDFVLFLGKEAKAIQGTAPDGSGINEKLDDFSATYVEVISNRLSMVNFVLDLSHVLSNASQLHFNILGYKNSETEISTSDCIDKVALPENKDLQHSGEVYANGCAHFSDSTSDPDIPHEGSLVPTSESTSTSLKCSLEEVEQLKLEKENMALDLARYSENLESTKSQLTETEQLLADVKSQLVSAQKANSLAETQLKCMAESYNSLETRTEELQTEVNRLQAKIESLDNELQEEKKNHQDTLASCKDLEEQLQRMETAADLNAKSNQEKDLTAAAEKLAECQETIFLLGKQLNSLRPQTEFMGSPYIDRSSKGEGFREESTTTSMNIHDNDVAEMDSASSVKATCESPVDIYNVSYSPSDTEVNNPLRSPISSKSPKHRPTKSGSSSSAAPTPEKQSRGFSRFFSSKGKTGS